The sequence below is a genomic window from Coffea arabica cultivar ET-39 chromosome 4c, Coffea Arabica ET-39 HiFi, whole genome shotgun sequence.
AAGAATCATGCATGATAACACATCTAAGCTGTTGTAAATGGAGAaattagaaattagaaataaaCACAAAATGAATCATGTTGCATCCTAAAAGATAACTTCCAAATTTGCATCTGAAATTTATTTTGGATATCTCACGAGTAGAATTTGGCATTTGATCCTCCGTTCAACATTTTTGTGTTATACTCCATATTACGCCATATATCCTTCACGATTAGTTGGTCATTCCTATGATCCTTATTGTGGGTGTCACCTAATTCATAGCGTAACATGAAATATAATTCTAGTAAAAGTTTAACAAAGAATGCCAAGACTTAAATTATTCTTCTCTTATTCAAGAAAAACTTTAATCCGCTTGAGAGTCAAATTTGATGCTAACCAGAAATCTGGGTagtaatatttataaaaaaaaatgaaaactaaaACCCAATGAAAGTTGgctcttaaaagaaaaaatgctttTTTATTTACGAACTGGACAGAGTCAGGTAGAAGAACGAAGGCCGCCTAAACTCCGTCCGATAACATACTAGAACAGTGCGTGTTGAAATAATAATACTTGGCAGCGAAGCGTTGAAAGCTTATATTATAAATTTCGTTTTCATTTCAAGAAAAGTGCTAAATTTTCAAGGAACATAATTAATACTGGGCTAGACCAGCAACAGCATGTAACAATTAAGGAAAATTCTATGGTGATTTCAAATCCAATACTTGTCATTCAGTAATTGATACAacatattgttggaaaaatggaaaaatccaTTGTAGAGTGAATGAGAAAATCGTTCTCACACTCTTGATAGAATCCAAGGATAATTATCTATCATTCATGTACCTAGGATTCATGTACTTAGGAATTAGTATTTATGTACTTAATTGTTAATACATGAATTTGGAGTTTTCTTATCGAGAATACATGTATGTACATGAATGTGGTACTTTGATAAATGTGAAGTTAATTAAATGGAATTTAACATTTGTTTCCAATTTCTACAATCACCCTTGGCCAGTATCTATAAATagataactctttttttttttttttttaaaaacagagctctctctccattttttattcttttgcatCTTCATCTTTTATAATGTTCCATATTGCTCTAATTCGAGTTCGCTGCGGTGAAGAAGTTTGGTGCTAACATATTCACCTTTAATCCGTTGTATCCTGGGAGACAGACGCGTACTTAACCTCGAGCACTCTACCTGTAGGGGGCGAATCTGTTTTAAGGAAATTGTGCTCACAAGCCTCGGATTGTTATTTTCAATCTCCacctatttctttcttttcagtttatatttattctttccTATATTGTACCAGCCTAATTTTACTAACACATATTACGCAGCTAACTCTTACCTAAATGCTTGACAACCTGCTATAATAGGTTGCGGTTATCATTTATATGAGAAATCTATGTGGTATCATATAAGATATTaaattagaaaataaactactaatttgtttgttaaatttttattatattttaaatattattttaacaACACGATATCATTGGAATTAAAGGGAAGTACCATAAGAGAACCATACATTAttgtttcataaaaaaaaatggtagtACCAATTCCATTTGGCAAATgccaaataaaaattaaaaatgaaataagaCTTAAGAAAAACCATATGATAAGCTATTGATTGTGGccataataaatcaaaattataatcgAAAATCAAGAGCTGTTATGTAAGACAAAAAATAGTAGTTGTATCATGAAATAGTTGTAAAAGACAAATAAAGGTAGTATGAAAATAAAACATAGTATTGTCAAAATTAATAAAAGCTATTGTTCAATGGGTTGACTGATACTACTATCAAATATGGGGAAAACCACATCTTATCTAAATAATCTTTGCAATTTTCATCGCTATTGGTTGTAATAATGATCATAAAATAGTTATAAAATACAAATATTTAAGTGATGTGTATGCGGCATTCTCTTACAAACTGTGGTGGCAGTTTAGGACGGACTCATCGCTTTGGGCAAGTTTTCTACGGGCTAAATACTGCAGAGATCTTCACCCATGTGTAATGTCTCGGGGGGAGGgttgaagaaatagaaaagggagaagaagaaattggggggagaaaagagagaatttTATTGAGAGGATGAGAATTGTTTACAACAAAAATCAACTCCCCGTCACTTCTCTGATTTCCCTTATTTATACAAAGCAAATGGCGGTTACTAACGAGATTCTCCATATCTATACAATTGCTTACGTGGAAACGCTCCCTGACTGACCACCGACTCAACAATCTTGTAATGTTTACTAATTGGGATATTACAACTACCTCCCCCTAAGACAATCCTAGTCTCTAGGATTGGCCTTAGCAAATTCTGGAAATTGAGTATTGAAAGTGGTCCAATCTTCCCAGGTAGAATCCTCTGCGGCCATCCCATCCCAATGCACCAACACTTGTTTTGCGGAACGTCCCCTCTTGTTAATCACCCTCTGATCGAGAATAGCTAAGGGTAACACCTTCCTAGCACCTTCATCTATTACTTGAGGTAGCTGGCCCTCTACTACCGCTCCTTTAGTGGACTTCTTCAACATGGAAACATGAAATACTGGATGAATTAATGAGTTCTCCGGCAATTTTAGTTTGTAGGCAACAGTTCCCACCTTTTGTAGGATCTCATAGGGCCCATAGTACTTAGCAGAAAGTTTGAAATTCTTCCTTATAGCAGCCGAGCTCTGCCTATAAGGTTGTAATTTGAGGTAAACATAATCCCCAATCTCAAAACTCCTGTCAGTCCTGTCCCTATCGGCCAATTGTTTGATACGGTTCTGTGCTTTTAGTACATTCTCCCTAAGCACAATGTTTAACTGTTGTCTTTCTTTACACCAATCATCAACAGCAGCCACTACTGACGTACCAGGTGAAATGGCCAATTGAGGTGGAGGGTACCCATAAAGGGCCTGAAACGGAGTCATCTTCAGTGAGGTGTGATAGTTGGTATTAAACCACCACTCAGCAGCTGCTAAGAACTGCTTCCACTTGTGAGGTTGATAGAAACACATGCATCTTAAGTAGGTCTCAAGGCAACGATTCACTCTTTCGGTCTGTCCGTCAGATTCTGGATGATAGGCCGTAGAGAGATTTAACCTAGTCCTCAATTTCGTAAACAGCTCCTGCCAAAATATACTGGTGAAAACCTTATCTCTGTCCGTCACCAAGCTCCTAGGAAGACCATGTAATCTGTGGATTTGATCAAAATATAGTTGGGCCACACTTTTGGCAGTATAGTGAGCAGTTAGGGGCAGAAAATGGCTGTACTTAGTGAACCTATCCACTACTATCAGGATCACATCTGACCCTAAGGATTTGGGCAATCCTTCTATAAAATCCATCGACACATCTTGCCAAGCCTGCTCTGGAATTGGTAGGGGCTGTAGCAATCCAGGGGGCTTGCAGTGCTCATTTTTGTTCCTCTTGCAAGTATCGCAGTCATGTACAAATGCTTCTACTGACCTTTTTAGACCAGGCCAGTAAAAGAAATCCTTCATCCTTTGATAAGTTCCCAACATACCAGAATGACCACCAACCATGGACGCATGCATGTACTCCATCAATTTTGCTCTTAATCCATTGCTTTCTCCAACATATATCCTTCCTTTATATTTGATAATGCCATCTTTATAAGAATACTCCGGTATATCCATTGCTTTCGTAGCCAAATCCATCAACAAGGAAGTAGCCTTGTTATCCCCCGTATATGAATCCGAGACCTCAGATATCCATGCTGGTTTGACCGCTAACAAGGCTGATATAGCAGCAACATTTTCCTTTCCCTTAACCTGTGGATCTTCCTTAGAAATTCTCCTAGAGAGggcatcagctactacattTTCTTTGCCCCTCTTGAACTGTATCTCATAATCCAGTCCTAATTGCTTGGTGAGCCATTTTTGCTGCAAAGGGGTAGTAATCTTCTGTTCCAAAAGGTATTTGAGGCTCTCATGATCggttttgataataaaatgagACCCCAAaaggtaatgcctccattttGTCACTACAGTGATTAACGATAATAGCTCCTTCTCATATATAGAAAGCCCCTGGTTCTTTGGTCCCAACACCTGGCTTAGGAATGAAATAGGCCTCCCCTGTTGCATGAGAACTGCCCCTATGGCTTTAGTGCTAGCATCTATTTCTAACACAAAAGGTTTGGAGAAATCAGGTAGAGCCAGTACTGGAACAGAGCACATGGCCATTTTCAACTTTTCAAATGCTGTTGCTGCCTCATCATTCCAACAAAAGGCGTCTTTCTTTAGGAGATCTGTTAGAGGTTTTGCAATTTCACCATACCCTCTAACAAACCTCCAATAATACCCTGTCAATCCGAGAAATCCCCTCAATGCTTTGATATCATGTGGTATGGGCCACTCTCTCATACATTGAGTTTTGGCAGGGTCAGCTATGACACCATCAGCAGTAACTATGTGGCCAAGATACTCTACTTGAGTACAACCAAATGAGCATTTGGAGAGTTTAGCATAAAGTTGGTGGGTCTTTAAGATTTCTAGGGCTGTTCTGACGTGTTCAAGGTGGGATTGGAGATCAGGACTATATACGAGTATGTCGTCGAAAAAGACTAATATGAATTTTCTGAGATAGGGAGCAAAAATGGAGTTCATGAGAGCTTGAAAGGTGGCTGGAGCATTGGTAAGCCCAAAGGGCATTACCAAGAATTCGTAATGCCCTTGGTGAGTACGAAAAGCTGTTTTGGGAATGTCTTCTGGTTTCATTCGTATTTGGTGATAACCGGAGCGAAGatcaatttttgtaaaaaatttggCTCCAAACAATTCATTTAAGAGGTCATCTATAATAGGTATAGGAAACTTGTCTTTCACTGTGATGTTGTTGAGCTGTCTATAGTTAATTACAGGCAATTGGTgataaaagtgataaaaaaggGCAAATTCCAGAAGACTAGGTCTTCtctggcgtgcccacgccagacaACACAGAGTTGCGTGAAAAAGCCGGATCGCGGGCCCAAGCCCTGGAACAACCATTCTGATTGGAAGATACCTTTTTACCATACGTGGGATCAGGAAGCTTTTCCAAAGAGGATTTTTGGCAACAATCCAATGAGGGAAATAAGGAAACAATCCTTGTGGGAAACAAATTCCAATTCAACAAGCAAAGGGAAGCGGCAGCAACACTATAAATAAAAAGGCAGCAATAGACTAGGGCATCTTCTGTCTTGGACTTCTCTctttgttcttttcttctttttcctttcgaACGCAAGTAGCAAATAGGAGCCGACATCTTTTACTACTCCCGGAATCGACGAAAACTCCATGAAAACTCTGAATTGCTTCAAGATTATGCGGCAAGGCTAGTTCGTTTATCTAGTTGAGGAATAAATCAAGGATTGGAGCACCATAActgtgagatcgttttaattgttttatttttaatttatatgttcatgggtatttaATTATTCTCTATTTTTCTCTGAGTTATTATTGTTTAGATTTATTGGATAATTAGGCCTGTTATTCGATTGTCTAAATAATTGATAGCCAATTAGGATGTTGGCGCGTCGCCTTTAAGCATCGTGATTAGTGGCAAACGAGACAATTTCACCGCCTCGCAAGCGGTTTAATTTGGATCGTGGGGATAATTAATCTAGCCTAAATAAACCCGCATGTGTGTTTGTCATCTAGaattgggtctttctaattcCCAATGCTGTGGCTACATTAAATCCTGTGAGCGTTTCTGGGGTTGTCTAGTCACAAGAGGGTAGTTTATGAGCGTCTCTTGACTACCATagaattaaggaaagattggtGGTTGGGCGCGTCGCTTGACCACTATAACCAGTTTATTCGTGAGTATATGAATTGTCCCGTGTATCTGTGATCAGTTGTGTGCTTCGGTGCCAAGATTAATTCCTTGACTAGATTGTATtgattaattgttatttgtgtGATTTGGTTCCTGCTATCTTACTCaactttaaatttcagtttttattcctttttaatTAGTTGGTACTACTGCTAAAAATTCCCCCCATTTTCCTGTGTGATTTACCTACCtgttccctgaggagacgaccctactcaccactatactcattcagttttggtagtaggtctaatataaattttatttttggtggtttgacatccaccaaattttggcgccgctgccggggaATTGGTGTTTTAAGTGACTTATTGCACaggttttagtttttatttttatttttattttttttatttattttatgccTCGATCTTCTCGTACAGGAGAATTAGAATTTGATCCAGAGATTGAGAAGACTGCAAGAAGGTTGACCAAGGAGGCAAAGTTGCGTAAGCAACAAGATTCAACGTCACCTTCAGAATCTAAGCAAGAGTTTGTTTCCAGTGATTCATCAAGTGAATCTGAAAAAGAAGAAGTGCATATTCCCCGAGTAGCAATGGCAGCCCCAAGAACTTTGAGGGAGTTGGCAACTCCTAACGTGAACCAGCAGCCATTATGCATTACATTTCCTAATACGGAAGAGGCATTTGAGCTTAAATCGGGTCTTATTCACTTACTTCCTACTTTTCGTGGTATTGCAGGTGAAGACCCACATAAACACTTGAAGGAATTTCATGTGGTGTGCTCCACAATGAAACCTCAAGGAGTCACTGAGAACCACATCAAGTTGAAAGCCTTCCCTTTCTCTTTGGCAGATAAGGCTAAAGATTGGTTATTTTACCTGCCATCTGGATCCATCACTACGTGGGAAGAATTGAAGAGAAGATTCCTCGAGAAATTTTTCCCTGCCTCTAGAGCCGCCAATATAAGGAAAGAAATATGTGGAGTTAGACAGGCAAATGGGGAAATTCTATATGAGTACTGGGAGCGCTTTAAACAACTGTGTGCCAGCTGCCCACATCATCAAATCCCTGATCAGCTCTTAATACAATATTTCTACGAGGGATTATCACCCATGGATAGGAGCATGTTAGATGCAGCCAGTGGCGGTGCTCTGGTTAACAAGACCACAGACGAAGCCACGTTATTGATCTCCACCATGGCTGAAAATTCCCAACAATTTGGAGTGAGAGCTGATGGAGCAATAAGAAGGGTCAATGAAGTGAATCACTCTGACTTAGAGGGTAAACTATCTGAGCTTACCTCCTTGGTACGTCAAATGGCAAGAGGGCAATTACAATCTGTGAAGACTTGTGGTATCTGTGCTGCTCCCGGACACATGACTGACATGTGCCCAACTCTCCAGGAGGATTCACCTGAACAAGCCAACATAGTGGAAGATTTTTCTGGACCACCTCCACGAAGGAATGATCCTTTTGCACCCACTTACAACCCAGGGTGGCGAAATCATCCTAACTTTAGTTATGCTTCAAAACCACCTGGTTTTCAACAACATTTCCAGCCACGGCCACCAGTGCAACAACCATCCACTTCCAATTCAAACATGTCTCTTGAAGATATGGTGAAGTCACTGGCCCAAAGCACGAGTCAATTACAGCAAGAGGACTCAAAGATCTCAGCAGGAGTCTCACAGATTTCAACAAGAGACTCGTGCTAGCATTAGGAATTTGGAAGCACAGATGTCTCAATTGGCAACTTCCATGAGCAACCTGGACAATAGCAATAGAGGGAAATTACCATCTCAAGTAATTCCTAATCCCAAGGAAAATGCCAGTGCAGTGCAATTACGGAGTGGCAAGGAGGTACAGTCTcctaggcgtgcccacgccaaagaagaagaagtgcCCAGGAAgggggaagaggaagatgagaaACAATCATCTGAAGTCTCAAAGAAAGTTGACATTCCTCCTCCTTTTCCTGGCAGGTTTACAAGAGCCAAAAAGGAAGAATCTGAGCAAGAGATTTTGGACACCTTCAGGAAAGTGGAGATCAATATTCCTTTATTGGATGCTATTAGGCAATTGCCTAAATATGCTAAATTTTTGAAGGGCTTATGCACTAACCGCAATAAGTTGAGTCTGGATGACAAGGTGAAGGTGGGGGAGAATGTCTCAGCGATGTTTCAAAGGAAGTTGCCCCAGAAATGCAAggatccaggtatgtttactataCCATGCATAATTGGCaatcaaagaattgaaaaaagcaTGCTTGACTTAGGTGCTTCAATAAATGTCATGCCTCTCTCAATTTTTAAAGTTTTGAATTTAGGACCCCTCAAAGAAACTAGGGTA
It includes:
- the LOC140004853 gene encoding uncharacterized protein, translated to MPRSSRTGELEFDPEIEKTARRLTKEAKLRKQQDSTSPSESKQEFVSSDSSSESEKEEVHIPRVAMAAPRTLRELATPNVNQQPLCITFPNTEEAFELKSGLIHLLPTFRGIAGEDPHKHLKEFHVVCSTMKPQGVTENHIKLKAFPFSLADKAKDWLFYLPSGSITTWEELKRRFLEKFFPASRAANIRKEICGVRQANGEILYEYWERFKQLCASCPHHQIPDQLLIQYFYEGLSPMDRSMLDAASGGALVNKTTDEATLLISTMAENSQQFGVRADGAIRRVNEVNHSDLEGKLSELTSLVRQMARGQLQSVKTCGICAAPGHMTDMCPTLQEDSPEQANIVEDFSGPPPRRNDPFAPTYNPGWRNHPNFSYASKPPGFQQHFQPRPPVQQPSTSNSNMSLEDMVKSLAQSTSQLQQEDSKISAGVSQISTRDSC